The following are encoded in a window of Sphingobacteriales bacterium genomic DNA:
- a CDS encoding flavodoxin — MKKTGLFYGYKGGNTEEVAQIIAKEFNAGEIDVHDLSKISFLLLEEYDNFIFGIATVGADNWTDVTTKNTWDNFYMLLEKLDVKGKKAAIYGLGNHILYPDHFCDDMGILKARLTAQGIEVVGYTPASEYQFTGSKALEGDKFVGLPIDHDNEPELTQERVRKWVKKIKKEFI; from the coding sequence ATGAAAAAAACAGGTTTATTTTACGGGTATAAAGGCGGCAACACGGAAGAAGTAGCCCAGATCATAGCAAAGGAATTTAATGCCGGGGAAATTGACGTTCACGACCTTAGCAAAATTTCTTTTCTGTTACTCGAAGAATATGACAATTTTATTTTTGGTATTGCAACCGTTGGCGCTGACAACTGGACAGATGTTACCACTAAAAACACCTGGGATAATTTTTACATGTTGCTTGAAAAACTTGATGTAAAGGGGAAAAAAGCGGCTATTTATGGTCTTGGCAACCATATTTTATATCCCGATCATTTCTGTGACGACATGGGAATACTCAAAGCCCGGCTAACGGCTCAGGGAATTGAGGTGGTGGGCTATACCCCTGCTTCAGAATATCAGTTTACCGGTTCAAAAGCTCTTGAAGGCGATAAATTTGTTGGTTTACCCATCGATCACGACAATGAACCTGAACTCACCCAAGAGAGAGTCAGAAAATGGGTGAAAAAAATTAAAAAAGAGTTTATCTGA